Genomic segment of Malus domestica chromosome 15, GDT2T_hap1:
TATTTTCTAATAGTAACACatgatttagtttgtaaattttgtctaTAGATTTATGctctctaacattactcttaTAAAAGTGGAGATatgcttgaaaaaaaaaacaatttcttCTATTTGTATAGTAACATATGACATGCTATTCAAAGTTCTGAGCAATTTTTTAGTGTGTACGAATCATTGGACAAAATATCACATATCattatacaattaaaaaattTTGTTCACTATAATAACATATTTATATTTCGTTTTGTATTTCTagcacattaaaaaaaatctctGGCGTATTCCGAACAAATGGAGAAATCTCTCAAACTTTCCAATTTTCCCAATCACCGGACTACTTTTCCAAACCTAATCACCTCCCTTTTACAATAATTTCCCATCACACGCCTGCAATCACTACCAGCCTACCACCGGCCGTTGGATTACATTCCCAACACCCACCCAGTGCCTCTGGGTCCTGCCCGCCACCAGAAAACACACGCATGTGACCGTGGACCCCACCCCATCCCCATCCAAGCAATCTAAATCGCCCACGAAACCCCGCGCAATCTTATACGTGCTCCCGCGCAACACTGGGTAATACCCTACACCGAGATAAATATAAAGGATCAGGATCCTTTTCTGAGCAAAGGGTGAGATCCTCCTGACTAAGCCCATTGAATcgttgaaattttatttaactgCTACAAACAGATTGTTTTTCTAAAATTacaataattgtagccgttggataaaattttaaataatccgATGGGCTTGATCAGGAGTATTTCACCCTTTGCTCAAAAGGATCCTGATCCAAATATAAACAGAAGGATACTGCAAAGTCACTATTGttacaagacaatattttatCGTATAAATGttataattatttgaaaaatatataaatcgGCCCTTGGATTTATTTGATACTTAGATGACTAATCCCACATTCATCTATTTTGAAAatcatttagtcattaagtATGGAATTGGATTCACTTCGAATCTTAGTGTCCGGAGTCTAAAAATCAATTCATTTGGACTACACAAATTTAGTCTAACAGTCTCCATTAACTAATTTTTCTGGCCTACCACACAAAACCAACGAGTCTGATTTCTTTTACACACCAATCAGCAGTGAGCGGATCCAATTCCATTAAGTATTGCATAAATTATCGATTATACTAATAAGTAACATGCTCATAATCAATTCTTAATTTATTTATCTACAATTTTTTTACCTGAAATAATTGTTAAGCgatcataaaaagaaaaagaatatagCGTAAGAGGATTTTACGTCGTCATATAACGAAAATTAATTATATACATTAGCATTGTTTGGTACGTctgtactatttattttaatcaaaTATGTAAAGATGAACCaaacacttttttatttttaatttttggaataaacgatattatctacattaagtggagaggtgagcttagcctcacattGTGCTAgcataatatggttcaaactcgtctttggcgagaatcgaacctaaaacctcttacttacaagtgaaaagaaatatcactagaccgcaatattaagtgatgattaaacaaaaattataaaggagaaaatataaaagtaggaaaatatgaatttttttttttttgaatattttttgtttgggcaaaattaaattattacccAATTTGCGACTCTCAAAGGGAACAGAGAGGCAGGCCTTGCAAATCTTAGCTATTTATGGAGCTTACCTTTGTTTTTCtcattgaattttggaagcttcttcttcttcatcgtcGAGCTCAGAAATTCCAGCTTTTTTAGCTTACAGtagtagggtttagggttagggtttgttcCAGAAAATTGTTACAGTTTTTCCTTGCGACGGAGGCGATGGGTTTTCCGGGGGAacgggtttagggttttgaattGGGAGAAGGTGGTGGGGGTGAGAGTTAGGGTTTGGTGAAGGGAATATTGGATGGCGGCCGTCAATCCACAGCCTCTGCAAGCTCGACCAATCGAGGAGCGCGGGAGGGGTCCAATACAGGTAGAAGACGATGACGGTGATTACGAAGATGGTGGTGATGATGGTATGGAGGACATGGAAGAGGTGCATGTGAACTCCGTTAGCGTTGAGAAGTGTGCAGGAGGTGggggtggaggtggaggtggaggtgtgGTTATGGCTTCCAGGACCAGTGAGCTCACTCTGTCCTTTGAAGGCGAGGTGTATGTCTTCCCTGCTGTTACACCTGAGAAGGTTCTCTCTCATTTGGTGGTTTTGAATATTCTTTTATTGTAGCAAGAACCATTTTTTCGTTCTTCCCAAATATTCGCCACTGTGCTGTGCTGAACTTTGTGTAATTgagttttgtattttttttcttcttgtaatTGCGAAGATTTAAATGCGATAATGTTCCAACCAAAAGctgaaaaaagaaagagagaaattttGATTGAGTTGGGCAAGGAGTACGAGCTTATGGGACTTTTTATGTTTATGATAAAGTTTAAATTTGATTACGATTCGGTTCCTCGCTTATTGTTTTTCTTGAGGATGAAGACCCTTAGAATAGTTGAGCTGCTTTATTTATCAAATTGGTATTTTGGGTATGAAATGAATATGGAAATTATCATACTCATGGATTCCCCTGTAACTCAGTGTTTAAACAGATGTACTGGAAGGGGACAAAAGTATGCTGTCATGAGTTGTAAATCAATATGGAGCTAAAAGTTATTGACGGGAAAATATACGATAAAATGTGATAATTCTTTGACTAGTTGAATCCAAGTCAATCTGTATCTACTTCTGTTCTCTCTAAGTTGGCCTGTTAAAGTTTCAGTCATCCGTTTACTAAATTTACAATAAAATGAGTTTGCTGGTTTTGATTATACCCATTTTTAAAGAAGGCTTATATTTAGGATTCCATATAACAGGTGCAAGCAGTGCTCTTGCTGTTGGGAGGACGTGATGTACCAACTGGCATGCCCACAGTTGAAGTGTCTTCTGATCAGAATACAAGGGTAATTCATATGTTGACATTAATGAGACCAATTCCAATGCATCTTCTGTGCTTATGTTCACGTGTTGCCTTCCACAATCTCTAGGGTGTGGGTGACACTCCAAAGCGTTCAAATCTTTCGCGAAGAATAGCTTCCCTGGTCAGGTTTCGTGAAAAACGGAAGGAGAGATGTTTTGACAAGAAAATTAGGTACACTGTGCGTAAAGAGGTTGCACAGAGGTAAGACGAACTGATGACCCTTCCTTCTTTCAGTTCCTTTTTCTTGTTATGGTGCTTTTGGGTTCAACTAATTTGAAACTTTCGTAGGGGATGGGGGATTTGTGTTTCAAAGAGAATCATTTATTGTGTAATCATAAATTATGATATTATGTTGGTAATGCCTAGTAAATTATGATACTTTCTGCCTATATTTCAGTTGCATCAACTGCTCTTACATTCGGAATGCATTTGATCTTTACTTAGTTACTTGAAATCATTGATATGTGTATTTTTCCATTACAGCATTCTCTTGATGTTCTGTCTCCTTAGGGATGGTTCCTGAACATAATTGATATTTTATGCACTGAATAATAGCCTAACTATTAATGGTGCGACCATATGCTCTCAATCCTAACTAACACTTGTGACTTTGCTCCCAATTTGGTGCGACgagaaatacacacacacacacatttttcGGTTCTTCTTGACATCTTTGTTTAAGCATCTAGTTGCAATTCATCTCAATTCTAGGGGAATTTGTGCTTTTGCTTGAGGAGTGTAGATCTGATTATGCTGGTTTTTATGTTAGTTATGTATTCATAATTTGTGTGCAGTAACATGACAAATGGGAAGATATGGATATTCATTATTCATGCACTTGTTCACAAATCTGTAATATCATTGTTTACATCTTCCATGCACGTATGGTGTTAATAATGAATGATTCTTtctgtttttgttaatttttgctAGGATGCTTCGTAAGAATGGACAGTTTGCATCGTTAAAACAAACTTCAGGTGCTTCTAGTTGGGAATCGACTCAGAGTTTCCTTCAAGATGGCACTCCTCAACCAGAAACTGTGTGAGTTCCAAGCTAATTCTATTCTACCGCATTTGAATGATGTGTAATTATGATTGAAGTTTTCCATTTGATATTGTTGTGTTCAACACTTTGTCCTGTTTCTGCTGTGTTTTTTCAGCTTACGGAGATGTCAACATTGTGGAGTTAGTGAAAATAATACACCTGCAATGCGCCGTGGACCTGCTGGCCCAAGAACTTTATGTAATGCATGTGGTCTTATGTGGGCGAATAAGGTTGGTTTATTCTGCTTTTTATGtaatgtaaaaatattaaatttttgaCATAAACGTAAGACCACAGACCCTTGTTCTCTCACTCTTTATGTATCTCGAATGGATCCTTATtgtcatcattatttttttacagGACTTTGTTGTCGTTATTGCAATGGTCACCAATGTCTGTTACTGTCTCATTAAGTAACTTTCATTTTCTTCACCAGTTTATTGATTGTACAGGGAACATTGAGAGATCTCAGCAAAAGTGGAAGGAACCTTACTGTCGACCATATAGAACCTGTATGTGCAACATTTGAGATAGAGAatatgcatttttttattttagaagtAGATTTGATTTTCAAGTGTTTAATCAATGTTTTCTTTATTCTCCTTTATGCTGTAATTTGGCTGGTAGTTCATAAAATGTAATCTAGCCTCTTTACACTGTTTACCCCAAGTATTCCAAATGATCAGTCTTTGCAGTAACAAAACTGATCTTTGCAGGGGATGTCGATTGAAGCCAAGCCCTTAATTGTTGAAGGAGAAATTTCCAGAAGCCAGGATGAGCATGTACGATTTTTCTCTCCTACTACTATTACCTCCTACATGAACTGCTAAGCTCATTCTGTGTATGCCTACTAATCATGGTGTATGCAGGGTACTCTTGGTCGTCTTTCAAAAAAAGTTGATGAAGGATCCAATGATGCTTCTGTCAACCCAGATGAGGAAGTATGTTTTGCATTTAAGGTTCTAGATCTTCTACATTTATTTCTATATTTTTTGTCATGTAATGTTAAAAGTTAACTACCAGTTGGAAATTCTTTTGTTGACGAACATGGGTAATCTTGGACCACAAATATTTAAACCACTTTCTTAGCATTCGGATTTTCATAATGCACTCTTTAGTTAGACTTGAAGATACCAATGAGTACAGTGGAAATTTTCATAAATGTCTCCGTATATTGAATACTAAGTTACCATCCCTCGTCCATGCTGCAGGATTCGCAGGAAACTGCAGAAGATCTTACAAACAGTTTTCCAATGGGGATTGTTTCTCCAGCCAATGATGAGCAGGTATGATAATATGGATATGTTCCAATCTGAGCTAATATTAATATTCcgcaaaacaataaaaaaaaagaacactaTGGTCCAACGAAATTGAACATGATATCCCTAAATGTATTTTGGTCCTGGTCAATCTGTTAACCAGATAAAAATGTGGCCTCTTTGATGTGCAATATCTTATGTTGAAGTTTTGGTGTCCACAGGAGCCGCTGGCTGAGCTTGCAAATCCTTCGGATACAGATATAGACATCACTACTAATTTTGATTAGAAGGTGAGGATTTGTTAGCCAATTGATGTCAGGAACCGTGGGTGGTACTTGGGCCATGCTGCATTAGTTTCTCTCGTGACCTTGTGCAACATACAGATGAAAGTTATTGAACTTAAAGTAGTCATTTAGGGACTTTACGAGTTAATCTGCAAAGAACCCCGGGATCTTCTGATTGGAACGATCTTATGAATGGAGGCGCTTTGCTACTTTCAGATAACATTAGATAAACCGGTTGACGACTTGATGTATACATTTTATCTTCTGTACAAGCGTTGTTAGGAGGGAGAGATGTGGTTGAGAGTGTCGAGCATTATCTAatattatttgtaatttatttagGTTTGTTTAGATCATCAGATAAACTTACAGCCAACTGATGATGATTGGTATCAGATAAACTTGTACCCGAATGGAGTGTTAAATGGTATCATACTAATAACGTATTATAATCCGCATGACAAGTGCTGCGTGGATGTCATTTATACGACACCGGAATCATTCCCGCAAGCTATACCATGTGCAGACAGTACGGTACAAGGGGAAAAATGCGAGGTAAAGAAGAGAGCTTTGGATCACTATGTAAGGCGACGTTATAATAACCATGAAACGCTTTGAAAGAACTATAACACTTTGTGTTTTTGCGATGCAATTCATT
This window contains:
- the LOC103402007 gene encoding GATA transcription factor 24-like isoform X2 translates to MAAVNPQPLQARPIEERGRGPIQVEDDDGDYEDGGDDGMEDMEEVHVNSVSVEKCAGGGGGGGGGGVVMASRTSELTLSFEGEVYVFPAVTPEKVQAVLLLLGGRDVPTGMPTVEVSSDQNTRGVGDTPKRSNLSRRIASLVRFREKRKERCFDKKIRYTVRKEVAQRMLRKNGQFASLKQTSGASSWESTQSFLQDGTPQPETVLRRCQHCGVSENNTPAMRRGPAGPRTLCNACGLMWANKGTLRDLSKSGRNLTVDHIEPGMSIEAKPLIVEGEISRSQDEHGTLGRLSKKVDEGSNDASVNPDEEDSQETAEDLTNSFPMGIVSPANDEQEPLAELANPSDTDIDITTNFD
- the LOC103402007 gene encoding GATA transcription factor 24-like isoform X1, with amino-acid sequence MAAVNPQPLQARPIEERGRGPIQVEDDDGDYEDGGDDGMEDMEEVHVNSVSVEKCAGGGGGGGGGGVVMASRTSELTLSFEGEVYVFPAVTPEKVQAVLLLLGGRDVPTGMPTVEVSSDQNTRGVGDTPKRSNLSRRIASLVRFREKRKERCFDKKIRYTVRKEVAQRMLRKNGQFASLKQTSGASSWESTQSFLQDGTPQPETVLRRCQHCGVSENNTPAMRRGPAGPRTLCNACGLMWANKGTLRDLSKSGRNLTVDHIEPGMSIEAKPLIVEGEISRSQDEHGTLGRLSKKVDEGSNDASVNPDEEVCFAFKDSQETAEDLTNSFPMGIVSPANDEQEPLAELANPSDTDIDITTNFD